TTGGCGCCGGCGTCGATCGCCGAGGCGTCGACCGCGGAGCGGATCACCTCGTCGAGGTGCACCGCCACGGGCGCGTCGAGCGGGTCGTCGGCCTGCAGCCGCGACAGCTCGATGATCTGCTGGACCAGCTTGGAGAGCCGGTCGCTCTCGGTGCCCATCCGGGCGGCGAACCGCTTGACCGCCTCGGGGTCGTCGGCGGCGTCGACCATCGCCTCGGCCAGCAGTCGGATCGCGCCCACGGGGGTCTTGAGCTCGTGGGAGACGTTGGCGACGAAGTCGCGGCGCACCTCCTCGACCCGCCGCTCGCGGGTGCGGTCCTCGACCAGGGCCAGCACCAGGCGCGAGCCGAGCGGCGCGACCCGGGCGGTGACGTGGCGCGCGGGGGCGCCCGGGCGGGTCATCAGGATCTCGGTCTCACGGATCTGCCCGTCGCGGCGCACCAGGTGCACCTGCTCGGCGAGCGCCTCGGAGACCAGGCGCGAGCCGCGCACCAGCCCGAGCGCGTACGCCGGGGCGCTGGCCTTGAGCACCACGTCGCCCGCGTCGACCACGACCGCCGAGCTGCGCAGCACCGAGAGCACCGAGGCGATCCCGTAGGGCAGCACCGGCTCGGGCGCGGGAGGCACGGTGTGCTGCTGGCGGTCGCTGACGTGCCAGGCCAGCACGGCCACGCCGGCGACGAACGCCCCCACGACGGCAGCGATGAATGCCTGCAGCGTCGGGTCCACGTGCAGGATCGTACGCAGTCTCGCACCCGGGACCTGCCGATCCGGCCCCTGCTTCGCAACGTTCACCGCCCGTTCACCGCCCGACGACCACCGGACACCCCGCAGGTCGGCCGCAGTGCCTAGTCTCTTCCTCATGCGTGACGTCTTCCATGAGCAGCTCGACGCCGTCTTCGACGACCTGACCGCCATCTGCGGCCAGGTCGAGGTCGCCGTGCGACGAGCCACCGAGGCCCTGTTGAGCGGCGACGCCGCGGTCGCCGAGCAGGTGATCACCGACGACGCCGAGATCGACCAGGCGCGGGAGCGGGTCGAGGAGTCGGCCTTCCAGCTGCTCAGCCTGCAGCAGCCGGTCGCCGGCGACCTGCGCGTGATCATCGCGGCGCTGCGGATGGTCACCGAGCTCGAGCGGATGGGCGACCTGTCGGTGCACGTCGCCAAGATCGCCCGCCTGCGGGTGCCCAACGTGGCGGTGCCCGAGGGCATCAACGAGACCATGACCAAGATGGCCGAGACCGCCGAGGACATGGTGCGCCGCGTCGGCCAGATCATCCGCCACCGCGACGTGTCGGCGGCCATCGAGCTGGGCCGCGACGACGAGGTGATGGACCAGCTGCGCCGCCACAGCTTCACCCAGCTGCTCGGCGACGACTGGGCCCACGGTGTCGAGGCGGCGGTCGACGTCGCCCTGCTCGGCCGCTACTACGAGCGCATCGCCGACCACGCCGTCTCGATCGCCAACCGCGTCGTCTTCGTGGTCACCGGCGAGAAGCCGCACCGCGGCGAGGTCTGAGCGACCCGAGAGCCACCCGGCCACCCCCGACGCACACCGCCCCGACCCGTACGAACGGGTCGGGGCGGTGTTGGTCCGGGTTGAGCCGGGTCGGCTCTGGTCAGCTCGAGCCGGCTCGGCGCGAAGTATGAGCCGGCTCGGCGCGAGATTTGGGCCGGGTCAGCGACCCTGCGAGGCCACGGCCGCGGCGGCCGCCTCGGCGGCGTCGGGGTCGAGGTAGCGCCCACCGGGGACGGTGGGGGACAGGTCGGCGTCGAGCTCGTAGACCAGCGGCATGCCGGTGGGGATGTTGAGCCCGGCGATCTCGTCGTCGCCGATGCCGTCGAGGTGCTTGACCAGCGCGCGCAGGCTGTTGCCGTGCGCGGCGACCAGGGTGACCTTGCCGGCGCGCAGGTCGGGCACGACCGCCGACTCCCAGTAGGGCAGGAAGCGCTCGATGACGTCCTTGAGGCACTCGGTGCGCGGCATGTCGTCGCCGAGGTCGGCGTAGCGCGGGTCGCCGGCCTGGGAGAACTCGTCGGCGTCGTCGATCGGGGGCGGCGGCACGTCGAAGGAGCGGCGCCACTGCATGAACTGCTCCTCGCCGTACTGCTCGAGGGTCTGCTTCTTGTTCTTGCCCTGCAGCGCGCCGTAGTGGCGCTCGTTGAGGCGCCAGGAGCGGTGCACGGGGATCCAGTGCCGGTCGCAGGCGTCGAGGGCCAGCCCGGTGGTGGAGATCGCGCGGCGCAGCAGCGAGGTGTGCACGACGTCGGGGAGGATGCCGGCCTCGCGCATCAGCTCACCGCCGCGGCGGGCCTCGCCCTCGCCCTTCTCGGTCAGGGCCACGTCGACCCAGCCGGTGAAGAGGTTCTTGGCGTTCCAGTCGCTCTCGCCGTGGCGCAGCAGGACCAGGGTGCTGGTCGGGGCGCTCACTGGGTGTTCTCCGGCTCCGACTCGGCGCCGCCCTCGGGCTCGAGCTCGTCGCCCTCGAGGCCCTCCTCGCCGGGCCCGTAGTCGCGCACCGACTCCAGCGGCTCGCAGTCGTAGGTCCCGCCGCCGTCACCGTCGTCGCTGGCGAAGTCGAAGCCCTCGAAGATGCCGCAGTTCGTGACGACGGGGACGTCGATCTGCACCGACTCGCCGTTGTCGAAGCTCAGGCGCACCGCCAGGTAGTCGCCGGCGGCGAAGTCGCCGGTCACGGCGAAGCCGTTGTCCTCCTCGGAGAGGTTCTCGAAGCCCAGCGGGTCGATCGGGCGGGGCTCGACCTCGGCGCTGACCTGCTCGCCGTTCTCGCCGGACAGACCGGTGAAGGTGATGACGTCGGTGGCGGAGTTGTTGGCCAGCCCGCCGATGAAGGTGCCGGCGCCGTCGCGGCTGGCCACGATCGCCGCGCCCAGCACGTCGACCTCGGCGTCGCGCTCGTTGGCGCCCGCGGCCGGCGTGTAGGGCCGGTCGGTGGCGTAGTCGAAACCGCAGGAGGAGAGCGGGAGAGCGAGCGCGACCGCGCTGGTGGTCAGCGCGAGCTTGCGGCGGATCAGCATCGTGGGTCTCATGCCTTCGGTTCGTCGTGGGTCCGGCTGCGGGCCAGCCTAGCGTCAGCCGGTGCCCAACCCGCTGGTGGTGCCCACGAAGCCGATCGCGACCGTGACCAGGCCCAGGTAGAGCGCCGTGAGCGCCAGCAGCCGTGCCGCGCCCAGCCGCAGACCCAGCCGCAGCGGCAGGTAGGTCCAGCCGTCCTCGTGGTCGGCGACCAGCCCCCACAGCGCGGTGAGCAGGTGCACCCCGACGCCCAGCAGCGCCGCGAGCAGCACCATCGCCGGCTGCGGGGCCTCGTCGGTGCCGACGCCGCCCCAGCCGCCGTACGACAGGAAGGCGGGGTACGTCGCGAACGCCGCGGCCCAGGGCACGAAGGACAGCACCCCGGTGCGCAGGGTCAGGTTGCCCAGCAGCCCGATCGCCACCGAGCCGAGGTAGATCAGGCCGGCCGTGGGGCCGTGCGCGACCGAGAGCGGCACCAGGGCCAGCAGCCCGCAGGCCAGTGCGAACCACGCCGTGCCGGGGTCGAGGCGCCCGTCGGCGAGGGGCTTGCCCCGGGTCGCGTGGTGCGGCGGCGTCGCGGCGCCGGTCGACCAGGTCGTTGTGCCAGCCCAGCATCGCCTGGCCCACCAGCACGGTGAGCAGCACCAGCCCCAGCTCGCGGGTCGGGCGGTCCGCGAGCGCCGCGGCGACGCTCATCAGCACGGCGGTCGCCACGGCCTGGCGCGGGTGGGCGGCCTGCACCAGCAGCACCGGCGTGGCGTCGAGGATCCGGGCCGGGCCGGTACGTCGCGCCCGCGGCGTGGGCGGCGGCGGCGCGACGGGCGTGCCCGCCGGCTCGGCGGTCGCGGTGGATGTCGAGCCGGTCGTCGAGCCGGTCGTCGGGCCGGTCTTCGAGCCGGGCCCCGGGGTGGGAGCCGAGCCGGCGGCCGGAGGGGTGGGGCCCGGAGGGGTGGTGGGCTCGGCGACGGGCTCCCCGACGGGCGTCCCCGCGGGGCGCGGGGCGGCCGGGCGGCGGCGGGGCAGGTGGGGTCGGGCCATGCCCGGCAGTATCCCCGCCGAGGGGGCTCCTCGCGGGAGGTCCGCGCAGGTAGGAGGCACTTTTCGCCCGACGCGCCCGACGTCGGGGGTGGGGTGCGTCACGCCCCCGGGGAGGGCCGCCACCACACCCCCGAGCCATCTGTCAAGACCGCATTGCGCCTCTGACCTGCACAAACGATGCGGAGGACGCTTCGATCCCGTGTTAAGATGGCCACCTAGGAAGGGGAACCTGACATATGACTTTCACCGTCGGCGAAACGGTTGTGTATCCCAATCACGGGGCCGCTGTCATCGAGGACATCGAGATGCGGACCATCAAGGGCGAGGACCGTCAGTACCTGGTCCTGCGGATCGTTGCCCAGCAGGACCTGGTCGTTCGCGTCCCGGCCTGCAACCTCGACCTGGTCGGCGTGCGTGACGTCGTCGACAAGGAGGGCCTCGACCGCGTCTTCGACGTCCTGCGGGCCGCTCACGTGGAGGAGCCGACCAACTGGTCGCGCCGCTACAAGGCGAACCTGGAGAAGCTGCACAGCGGCGACGTCATGAAGGTGGCCGAGGTCGTGCGCGACCTGTGGCGCCGCGAGCGCGACCGTGGCCTGTCGGCCGGCGAGAAGCGGATGCTGGCCAAGGCGCGCCAGATCCTGGTCTCCGAGCTGGCCCTGGCCGAGAAGACCAACGAGGACAAGGCCGAGGTCATCCTCGACGAGGTGCTCGCCTCCTGACGGCGAGCACCACCTCCAGCACAGCGACATCTCGACGGCCCCCGGGTGACCACCCGGGGGCCGTCGTGCGTCCTAGGGTGGACCCACCATGACCCCACCCGACAGCCCCGACAGCACTGACAGCCCCGACAGCCTCGACAGACCCGACTGGTCCGACCTCGAGGACGAGGACGAGCTGCCGCCCGCGCTGGGCACCGTGCTCGAGACCAACCGCGGCTCGCTGCCCTTCGAGCTCCTGCACGGCGAGGCGCTGGTCGCCGTCGCCGCGTGGGGCCTGGGGGAGTCGGGGGTCACCCCCGTCGACATCGGCACCGAGTGGGAGGGCCTCGCGGACTCCGGCGAGCCGGTGGTGCTGCACGACTGCCTGTGCCCGATGACCCCGGCCGACTTCATCGCCGACTGCCTGCGCGAGTCCGTACGCCGCCAGGCGGTCGTCGTGGGCGTGCGACCGGTGACCGACACGGTCAAGACCGTCGACGGGGCGGACGCGCTGCCGACGGTGCGGATGGGGCCCGACCGGGAGCAGCTGCTGGTGGTCACCTCGCCGGTGGTGCTGCCCGCCGGCGTGGTCGCGGCGCTCGACGCGCTGCCCTCCGACGACATGGGGGAGCTGGTCGCGATGCTGGCCGAGCGCTTCCCGGTCGTGACCCGCGAGGCGCCCCCCGAGGGTCGTCGCGTGACCGGTCCCGAGGACGTCGCCGTCCTCGAGGCGCTCACCGCTCGCTGAGCGACCCGCCCGGCAGCGACCCGGTCCGGCCCAGCAGCTCCTCGGCCAGGGCGAGGTCCTCGGGCCAGGTGACCTTGAGGTTCGTGGGCCCCGAGGCGACCGCGACGACCGGCAGGTCGGCGTACCGGCTGAAGCAGGCGGCGGTGTCGGTGCCCTCGAAGCCGTCGTCGTCGGCGCGGCGGTAGGCCTCGAGCAGCGGGCCGGCCCGGAAGGCCTGCGGGGTCTGCACGCCCACCAGCGCGTCGGGCACCTGCTGCAGCCCCCGGGTCAGCACCCCGGCGACCGGGGCGCCGGGCAGCGCCCCGCCGCTGCTGCGCGCCGTCTCGAGGACCGCGGTGAAGAGCGCGGCCGGGGCCAGCGGGCGGGCGCCGTCGTGCACGACGACCAGGTCGGTGCGCCCGGCCTCGACGTCGGCGGCGAGGCTGCGCAGCGCCCGGGCCTCGGAGGCGTGCCGGGTGGCGCCGCCGGCCACGAGCCCGACCTCCGGGCGGCCCCGGCCCTCGTCGTCCGCGCCGGCGTCGTCCAGCGGCAGGTGCGGGGCCAGCGCCTCGGCGACCTCGTCGAGCTCGTCGGCGCGCGCGACCACCAGCACCCGGCCCACGCCGGGGGTGGCCAGCGCGGTGAGCACCGACCAGGCCAGCACCGGGCGTCCGGCCAGCGGCAGCAGCACCTTGTTGACACCCGCGCCGACGCGCGAGCCGGAGCCGGCGCCGAGGACGACCACGGTCGCGGTGGGAGAGGTCGGTGGGGTGGGGGAGGGCGTCGGGTGCGGCACGCGGTGACCGTACCCAGGCCCGGCTCGGGACGTCATACGGGCGGGACGTCCCCCGCCGCGGGGGTGATGACGTCCCGGGGTCTAGTCGATGGCCACCAGCAGCGCGGTCGCGATCGCCGCGACCCCCTCGCCGCGCCCGGTCAGGCCCAGCCCGTCGGTGGTGGTCGCCGAGACCGACACCGGGGCGCCGACCGCGGCCCGCCGCCCGGGCCTCGTCGCGCCGTGGGCCGAGACGGGGCCGGTTGCCGATCACCTGCACGGCGACGTTGACGACCTCGAACCCGGCCGCGCGCACCCGGCGGGCGGTCTCGGCCAGCAGGGTGGCGCCCGACGCGCCGGCCCACTCGGGCTCGGCGGTGCCGAAGTGCGAGCCCAGGTCGCCCAGGTCGGCGGCGGAGAAGAGCGCGTCGCAGGCCGCGTGCGCCGCCACGTCGGCGTCGGAGTGGCCCTCGAGACCGGCCTCCTCGTCGGGCCAGGAGAGCCCGGCCAGGTGCAT
The Nocardioides marinisabuli genome window above contains:
- a CDS encoding sensor histidine kinase, with the protein product MDPTLQAFIAAVVGAFVAGVAVLAWHVSDRQQHTVPPAPEPVLPYGIASVLSVLRSSAVVVDAGDVVLKASAPAYALGLVRGSRLVSEALAEQVHLVRRDGQIRETEILMTRPGAPARHVTARVAPLGSRLVLALVEDRTRERRVEEVRRDFVANVSHELKTPVGAIRLLAEAMVDAADDPEAVKRFAARMGTESDRLSKLVQQIIELSRLQADDPLDAPVAVHLDEVIRSAVDASAIDAGAKRISVAIGGTEDVQVFGNEKQVTAAVSNLVSNAVSYSDPDSTVLVTTRVDDGSVDISVVDQGIGIPADELDRIFERFYRVDPARHRSTGGTGLGLSIVKHVAATHGGEVRVWSAEGQGSTFTLTLPQHFGSERKEQEDSP
- the phoU gene encoding phosphate signaling complex protein PhoU gives rise to the protein MRDVFHEQLDAVFDDLTAICGQVEVAVRRATEALLSGDAAVAEQVITDDAEIDQARERVEESAFQLLSLQQPVAGDLRVIIAALRMVTELERMGDLSVHVAKIARLRVPNVAVPEGINETMTKMAETAEDMVRRVGQIIRHRDVSAAIELGRDDEVMDQLRRHSFTQLLGDDWAHGVEAAVDVALLGRYYERIADHAVSIANRVVFVVTGEKPHRGEV
- a CDS encoding phosphoglyceromutase translates to MSAPTSTLVLLRHGESDWNAKNLFTGWVDVALTEKGEGEARRGGELMREAGILPDVVHTSLLRRAISTTGLALDACDRHWIPVHRSWRLNERHYGALQGKNKKQTLEQYGEEQFMQWRRSFDVPPPPIDDADEFSQAGDPRYADLGDDMPRTECLKDVIERFLPYWESAVVPDLRAGKVTLVAAHGNSLRALVKHLDGIGDDEIAGLNIPTGMPLVYELDADLSPTVPGGRYLDPDAAEAAAAAVASQGR
- a CDS encoding CarD family transcriptional regulator, whose translation is MTFTVGETVVYPNHGAAVIEDIEMRTIKGEDRQYLVLRIVAQQDLVVRVPACNLDLVGVRDVVDKEGLDRVFDVLRAAHVEEPTNWSRRYKANLEKLHSGDVMKVAEVVRDLWRRERDRGLSAGEKRMLAKARQILVSELALAEKTNEDKAEVILDEVLAS
- a CDS encoding 2-C-methyl-D-erythritol 4-phosphate cytidylyltransferase, translating into MTPPDSPDSTDSPDSLDRPDWSDLEDEDELPPALGTVLETNRGSLPFELLHGEALVAVAAWGLGESGVTPVDIGTEWEGLADSGEPVVLHDCLCPMTPADFIADCLRESVRRQAVVVGVRPVTDTVKTVDGADALPTVRMGPDREQLLVVTSPVVLPAGVVAALDALPSDDMGELVAMLAERFPVVTREAPPEGRRVTGPEDVAVLEALTAR
- a CDS encoding IspD/TarI family cytidylyltransferase: MPHPTPSPTPPTSPTATVVVLGAGSGSRVGAGVNKVLLPLAGRPVLAWSVLTALATPGVGRVLVVARADELDEVAEALAPHLPLDDAGADDEGRGRPEVGLVAGGATRHASEARALRSLAADVEAGRTDLVVVHDGARPLAPAALFTAVLETARSSGGALPGAPVAGVLTRGLQQVPDALVGVQTPQAFRAGPLLEAYRRADDDGFEGTDTAACFSRYADLPVVAVASGPTNLKVTWPEDLALAEELLGRTGSLPGGSLSER